The Parvibaculum sp. DNA segment GCGCCATATTGGGCGGGGCTGGGCGATCGACTACGATCTCTCGACGCCGGAAGCCGACGAGCCCTTCTTCAAGCTCGACCGTCACGAATTCAAATCGGGCGAATATCTTTCCGTCACCGAACAGGACGGCGAGATGCAGACCTTCCGCATCGTCACGGTGGAGCCGTTGAAGAGCTGACGCCTACGCGCGCTTCCTGACCAGCACGTTGCCGGCCGAATAGCCGGCGCCGAAGCTGCATATCAGTCCGAGATCGCCGGGCTTCATATCCTCGCTGAACTTGCTGAAGGCGATGATGGAGCCGGCGGAACTGGTGTTGGCGTATTCCTGCAGGATGTTGGGCTGCTCGCCGGGTTCCGGATCGCGGCCCAGCACCTTGCGGCCGATGAAGTCGTTCATGCTCTTGTTGGCCTGGTGCAGCCACATGCGTTTCAGGTCTTTCGGATCGAGCCCGGCATCCGCCATGTGCTCCAGAATGAGCTGCGACACCATCGGCACGACTTCCTTGAAGACCTTGCGGCCTTCCTGCACGAACAGCTTGTCCTTCGCGCCGACGCCTTCGGGCGTCGCGCGGTTGAGGAAGCCGAAATTGTTGCGGATGTTGTTGGAGAATTTGGTGAGAAGCCGCGTGCCGAGAATTTCCCAGGCGCCTTCGACGGTGCAGGTCTCCTCGCGCTCGAGGATGATCGCGGTGCACACATCGCCGAAAATGAAATGACTGTCGCGGTCGCGGAAATTGAGATGCCCCGAGCAGATTTCGGGATCGACGATCAGCACGCAATCGACCGAGCCCGAACGCAGCATGTCGTAGGCCGTCTGGATGCCGAAGGTCGCCGACGAACAGGCGACGTTCATGTCGAAGCCGAAACCCTCGATACCGAGAAGGTCCTGCACCTCGACGGCGATCGCAGGGTAGGGACGTTCGAGGTTGGAGCAGGCGACCAGCACGGCGTCGATGTCGGCGGCCGTCTTGCCTGCGCGCTTCATCGCCTTGTTGGCGGCATCGACCGACATTTCGGCCAGGATCGACGGTTCGTCGTTGGAACGCTGCCGAAGCCGCGGCGCCATGATCTCGGGATCGACGATGCCGGATTTGTCCATCACATAGCGCGCTTCGATGCCCGACGCCTTGACGATGAATTCGACGCTCGATTCCGCAAGCGGTTCCATCTCGCCGCGCGCAATGGCGTCGGCGTGTTTTTCGTTGTGGCGGCGCACATAGGTGTTGAAGCTTTCGACGAGTTCAGCGTTGCTGACGGATTGGGATGGCGTGAAGACGCCGGTTCCGCTGATGACGACTTTGGTCAATGTCCACCCGATTCTTCCCGGTTCGCCTTGCCGGCGTATATCGCGGGATGTTTCTTGTTGGGGCGTTTCCGCCGTTCGGCGGGAAACGCATGCGGCGTTCCCCCGCCGCCCGGCTAAATTAGAACAGGCCCGCCGGCGTTTCCACTGCCGAGCGGCCGATTGAGCGGATTGGAGTGCGATATGGCTAATGACAGCGGGGCAGGGCGCGCGGTCCCGGCACCTTTCGAGGGTGCGGCGCTGCACGCCCTGACCCTTCCTGACATGGCGGCGCTCGCCTTCGTGCTGCTGGAGGAGGGGGCGGCGGATGCGGGCTCGCCCCTGCGTAAACCGGCGCTCGCGACCTTGTCGGCAGCGGGCGCCCCGGCGGTCAGAACGGTGATTTTGCGCAAATTCGACCGCCAGGCCCGCATGCTGGAGCTGTTCACCGACGCCCGCTCGGCCAAGGTCGCCGAACTGGCGCGCGAGCCCCGCGCCTCGATGATGTTCTACGATCCGCGCCGCGACGTGCAATTGCGGCTGGCGGGCAACGCCGTGCCGCTGACGGGCGCGCCCGCGGCAGACGCTTGGGAGGCGGCGGGCCTGCCGAGCCGCCGCGCCTATCTGGCGGTCGCCGCGCCCGGCACGGCGAGCGACAGCCCCACTTCCGGCCTGCCGCCCGAAGTCGAGGGCATGATCCCCTCAGCGGACCGGCTGGAGGAAGGCCGCGTCAATTTCGCCTTGATCCGTTTCGGCTTCGACGAGGCCGATCTGGTGGTGCTGAGTCGCAGCGGCCATCGCCGCGCGCGCATCCGCTGGCCGGCGGATGTGCAGACCGTCGAATGGCTGGTGCCTTGACCGGTCGCGAAGCAGGTCAGTTCAACGAGGCGGCGCGTTCGCTGCCGGTGGACCCGGCGCTGGCGCCGCTATCGCTCTTGGTCTCGCCGCTTTCCGCCGCCTTGACGCTCGCCGGCCGCGACGGCGCGTCCTTGGCGTCTTCCGCTTGAATCTCGCCGCTGATCTGGCCGCCCTGCTCGACGCGCAGTTCGCCATACCGGATCTTGCCGTTGATGCGGCCGGTCGTGTTGATGGTCAGGCACTTGCGCACCGTCAGCGTGCCCTCGAACTTGCCGTTGATTTCCGCCTCGTCGACCGTCGCTTCGCCGCGCACTTCGCCGGTTTCGCTGATGGTCAGTGTGCCGCTTTCGATCGTCGCCTGCACATCGCCCTCGATGACGAGCGCGTCGCAGGATTGAATCTTGCCTTCGAGCTTGAGGCCGCGCCCCACATGCAGGTTGGCGGCGTGGGTGGGCGTTGTGGCGGACGTCTGCCCGCCCGGCGTGTGAAGCGTGCGCACGGTTGGTTTCCTTGCTTGATAGGATGGTGTGATGATGCGGGTTCCCTTGTCGGCGCTGTCGTCGCCGGTCGCCTCGGCACGCGCATTATGGGACGCGGCGTCGCGTTCCTGCGGGCCGGGTGGCGCGGAAAAATCCGGATCGGAAACACCCTTGGGGCGCTTGAACATTTTTGAAATTCCCCTCCGCTGGCTGAAACGTTGCGCAGCCTAAAATCGCAACGTGGCCCGCATGTGCCGACATTGTGGCGGAAGAATGAATGTCTCGAAACAACTGCTCGTAACGACGCTTAATTATCGGTTTTTATTTTGCGCCAATGCGGAACAGTCGGCGTGTCGCGGACAGCTCACAAGGTGATCGTTGACCATGCCGACCGCTTGCGCGAACGCATAGACGATTGTCGGTCCGCAGAATTTGAAGCCGCGCGCCTTCAGCGCCTTCGACATCGCAACGCTCATCGGCGTTTCGGCCGGCACGTCGCCGATACGTTTCCATTTGTTCTGTTTCGGTGCGCCGCCGGCGATGTCCCACAGAAAGCCGGAGAAGCCGCCATCTTCTTCCATGATGTCGAGCCAGGCCCGCGCATTGCCGATCGTCGCTTCGATCTTGCCGCGATGGCGGATGATGCCGGGGTTCTGGAGAAGTTTCTCGACCTTCGCCGGCTTGTAACGGACGATGCGCTCCGGCTCGAAACCGTCGAACGCCGCGCGGAAGCTCTCGCGCTTGCGCAAGATCGTGATCCAGGAAAGCCCGGCCTGAAAGCCGTCCAGCACCAGCTTCTCGAAAAGCGCCCGGTCGTCGTACTCCGGCACGCCCCATTCCCCGTCGTGATAGGCGATGTAGAACGGATCTTCGCCGGGCCAGGGGCAGCGCTTCGCTTCAGCCGCCATCGTCGCCGTCCTCCGGTTGAATTTCGGGCGCGAGCCAGGCCGGAATGTCGGGCGCGAGGCCCGAAGGACCGGCTTCAAGCGTGGCATCCTTGATGAGGTCGAGCCGGAGCAGCGCCAACACACGCGCCGTCTCCGCGTCGCCCGAGAAGACCGTGCCCACTTCGCGCGCGATGGCCTTCACCGGCGTTCCCGGCGCCGGCAGGTCGCCTTCGACGTCGCAGGGCACGAGCCGTTTGCGCACGCTGCCGCGCCGCTTGGTGCGCGAGGTCACTTCCTGTCCGACAAAGCAGCCCTTGTGGAAGTCGATGCCGTTGAGGAGGTCGAGATTGACCTCCAGCGGAAAAGTCCGGTCCGGTTCGAAATCCTCGGCCGCATCGCCGACGCCAAGGCCGATCCGGTGGCGCTGCCAGCCGGCCATGTCCCCGCCAAGCGCCGCAAGCGCTGTTATGGGCAGGATGGCGCGGGCGCCCATCGCGGCGAGGCGCGGGTCGGCAAGCCGCGGACCTTCGGCGGCCACCGCCGTCCCGTCCTCGTTCCAGTAGGCGGCAACCCCGTGCGTCGCGCTCAGATCCTCGATCCTCACCTTGGCGCGCAGCTTGTACATGGTCAGCCGCTTGACGAGATCGGCGATCCGCGCGCCGTCGCAATCGAGCAGCAGCGCCTGCTTGTCCGTTGGATCGGCGAAAAGGAAGAAATCGAACAGGAACTTGCCCTGCGGCGTCAGCAGCGCGGCATAGACGGCCTTGTCGCCACTTGCCGCCTCGGCATCGTTGGTGATGAGCCCCTGCAGGAAGCTCCGCGCCTCCGGCCCGCCGACCCTCAGCACCCCGCGCCCGCTCAGCGCACAGGCCTTCACCCCGTTCATGGCGTCTTGCCCCGATTCATGGTGCCTCAGATGTAGGCCCGCCGCCCGCCGCCCGCAAGCGCCCGGCTTGGCTTCCGTCACCCCGCCACTTATAACCCGCAGGAGACGCGAACGACCGCGCGTGGCGGCAATGCCGCTCCACGCCTGAGAGGAGCCCGCTGTGAGCCAGACCTACGATCTCGTTTTCCGTGGCGGCACCGTCGTCAATCAGGATGGAACGGGCAAGGCTGACCTGGCGGTCAAGGACGGCCGCATCGCCGCCATCGGCGACCTCTCCCGCGCCGCCGCAGCCGAAACCGTCGATGTAACCGGCCTCCACCTGTTGCCGGGCGTCGTCGACAGCCAGGTGCATCTGCGCGAACCCGGCAACGAGCACAAGGAAGACCTGGAGTCGGGCGGCCGCGCCGCCGCGCTGGGCGGCGTCACCGCCGTCTTCGAAATGCCGAACACCAAACCGCCGACGACGACGCCGGAAGCGCTGGCCGACAAGGTCGCCCGCGCCCGCCACCGCATGTATTGCGACTTTGCGTTTTACGGCGGCGCGACGACGGAGAATGTCGACATCCTCGCCGACATCGAGCGCGAGCCCGGCTGCTGTGGCATCAAGATTTTCATGGGCTCCTCCACCGGCAACCTGCTGGTCGACAAGGACGAGGATGTGTTGCGCGTGCTGAAGGCGATCCGCCGCCGCGCCGCCATTCATTCGGAGGATGAAGCCCGCCTGCGCGAGCGCCGCGAGCTGGCGCTGCTCGGCCATGTCGACACGCATCACGTCTGGCGCGATGCCGAGGCCGCCATTCTTTGCACCACGCGTCTGCTGCGGCTGGCGCGCGAGGCCGGCAAGCGCATCCATGTGCTGCATGTCTCGACCGCCGACGAAATCCCGATCCTGGCCGCGGCCAAGGACATCGCCACCGTCGAGGTGACGCCGCAGCATCTGACGCTGGCCGCCCCCGAATGCTACGAGGCGCTCGGCACGCTGGCGCAGATGAACCCGCCGATCCGCGGCCACGAACATCGCGACGGATTATGGGCCGGCATCGCGTCCGGCGTCGTCGATGTGCTGGGTTCCGACCACGCCCCGCACACGATCGAGGAAAAGGAACAGACCTATCCGAAATCGCCTGCCGGCATGCCCGGCGTGCAGACGCTGGTGCCCGTCATGCTGAACCACGTCAACGAAGGCCGCCTGACGCTGCAACGCTTTGTCGATCTGACATCGGCGGGCCCGCAGCGCATTTTCGGCATGTCCCGCAAGGGCCGCCTCGCCGTCGGCTACGACGCCGACATAACGGTGGTCGACATGGCCGCCACCCGCGTGATCGAGGACAAATGGATCGCCTCGAAATGCGGCTGGACGCCCTATAACGGCATGAAGGTCAAGGGCTGGCCCATCGGCACGGTCGTGCGCGGCCGCCGCGTCATGTGGGACGATGAGTTGCAGGGCGCTGCCACCGGCGAGCCGATCCTCTTTGTCGAGAATCTGCCGCGTCACTGACGCGGCCCGGCGCCTCAGTGCAGCGTCGCCACGAAATCCGCCCGAATAAATTCGCTCGGGTGGATCACCCGCCTTGTTCCGACCGTGACCGAATGGATCGGCCCGTCGAGCTCGCGGTTCCAGAAATCGAGGAACTTTCCGAGCACCGGATATTTCGGCGCCATGTCCAGATCCTGCCAGATATAGCTCTGCAGCAGCTTCGGATGGTCGGGCATCCGGTAGAGAATTTCGGCTGTCACCAGCCTGTAGCCATCGAGCAACTTCTTGAATTCGGAAACCTGCCTCACGCGACACCTCCGGGCAACAACGCGAACACATGCGAATCCTGAGCAATAATTCTCGCACTGTCGATATTGACAAATTCGCTACAAGGCGATTCGGTCAATAAAATCATAGGCTTGGCACTCACCGGCCGCGGCGAGTGCCAGCCCGCCGCCCCCCGCTTGACCCGGCCCGCGATTTGGGTTCGTTTGTCGCCGCAAGAGGCTGGAATCCGTCAAACCGGCCCACCGTTTCAGGGAAGGACTCCACCAGATGACCGACAAGTTCCGCGCCCTCCGCGTGCAGAAGACCGATCAGGGCCCGAAACCCGAATTCGTGACCCTCACCGAAGCCGATCTGATGGAAGGCGACGTCACGGTTGCGGTCGATTATTCGACGGTCAACTACAAGGACGGCCTGGCGCTGACCGGCAAGGCGCCGATCGTGCGTTCCTGGCCACTGATCCCCGGCATCGATTTCTCCGGCAAGGTCGAGAAGTCGGACCACAAGGACTTCAAGCCCGGCGACCGCGTGGTCCTCAACGGCTTCGGCGTCGGCGAAGGCCACAATGGCGGCTATGCGCAGAAGGCGCGCGTCAAGGGCGACTGGCTGGTGAAGCTTCCCGATGCGATCTCCAACGAACAGGCCATGGCCATCGGCACCGCCGGCTACACCGCGATGCTTTGCGTCCTCGCGCTCGAAAAAAACGGCGTCACGCCCGACAAGGGTGACGTGCTGGTGACCGGCGCGGCGGGCGGCGTCGGCTCGGTCGCCGTCGCGCTCCTGTCGAAACTCGGCTACCGCGTCATTGCCTCCACCGGTCGCGCTTCGGAAGCCGATTACCTGAAAGATCTCGGCGCCGCCGAAATCATCGATCGCAACGAGCTTTCCGCGCCCGGCAAGCCCATCGGCAAGGAACGCTGGGCGGGCGCCGTCGATGCGGTCGGCAGCCACACCTTGGCCAATGCGCTGGCGATGACCAAATATGGCGGCGCCGTCGCCGCCTGCGGTCTGGCGCAGGGCATGGACCTGCCGGCCTCCGTCGCGCCCTTCATCCTGCGCGGCGTCACGCTTTGCGGCATCGACAGCGTCATGGCGCCGAAGGCGATCCGCATCGAGGCTTACAAGCGCCTTGCGACCGATCTCGACATGAAAAAGCTCGAGGCGATGAGCTTCCGCGCGAAACTCGACGATGTGCCGCGTCTTGCCGAGGAAATCATCGCCGGCAAGGTGCGCGGCCGCGCCATCATCGACGTCAACGCCTGAGCGGAGCGCGAAACCCTTGGACATGAACCTGCCGCCCTTCCGCGATCCCGGCTATGTCGAACCGAAAGTCGAGGTCGAGCGCCGCCCCGACGGCTCGATTGTGCTGCGCAATCCGCATCCGCTGCGCGCCGTCCCCGCCAACCTCATCCAGCCGATCCGCAAATGGGCGGCTGAGGCGCCGGGCCGCGTCTGGCTCGGCAAGCGCCGCGCCGCGAAAGAAGGCTTGGGCAGTTGGGAACTGCTGACCTACGCGGATGCCAACCGCAAGGTCAGCGCTATCGCGCAGGCGCTGCTCGACCGCGGCTTCAATCAGCAGACGCCGGTGATGATCCTGTCCGGCAATTCGATCGAACACGCGCTGATGACCTATGGTGCGATCCTGGCGGGTGTGCCCGTCGCGCCGGTCTCGCCGTCCTACAGCACCATGAGTTCCGATTTCGAGAAGCTGCGCTACGTCGTCGATCTCATCGAACCGAAACTGATCTTCATGCAGGAAAGCGCGCCCTTCGCGCGCGGCCTCGCGGCGCTCGACCTCGATGGCGTCGAACTCGTCACCGTCGATGCCTCGCGCGGCACCTCCTTCTCCGATCTCACCGACACCGCACCGGGCGAAGCGGTTGAGGAAAGCTATGCGCGGCTCGCGCCCGGCATGGTTGCCAAATATCTCTTCACCTCCGGCTCCACCGGCATGCCGAAGGCCGTCATCACGACGCAGGAGATGATGTGCGTCAATTCCGTGATGCCGAAAAGCGTCACGCTCGAAGAGGAAAACGAGGAGCCGCCGGTGCTGCTCAACTGGCTGCCCTGGAACCATTGCTTCGGCGGCAACGCGATCCTCAACAACCTGCTGGTCGCCGGCGGCACGCTTTACATCGATGGCGGCCGTCCCGTTCCCGGCGGCTTCGCCGAAACGGTGGCGAACCTGCGCGAGATCGCGCCCACCGCCTATTCCAACGTGCCCGCCGCCTACACCATGCTGGCCGACGAACTGGAACGCGACGACGAACTGGCGAAGAACTTCTTTTCGCGTCTCCGCACGCTCGCCTATGGCGGCGCGGCGCTGAGCCAGGATCTTTACGAGCGCATCCAGCGCGTTGCCATCCGCGCGGTCGGCGAACGCATCGCCTTCTCGTCGGGCTACGGCGCCACCGAAACCGCGCCCACCATCACCAACGTCCATTGGCCGACCGAACGCATGGGGCTGCTCGGCCTGCCGCTGCCCGGCATCGAACTGAAGCTGGCGCCCGTCGGCCTGAAAATGGAAGTGCGCGTGCGCGGCGCCTGCATCACCAAGGGCTACTACAAGAATCCGGAAAAAACCCGCGACGCCTATGACGAGGAAGGCTTCTACCGCCTCGGCGACGGCGCGCGCTTCGTCAACCCGGACAATCCGCTCGAAGGCCTCGTCTTCGACGGCCGCGTGGCGGAGGATTTCAAGCTTTCGACCGGCACCTGGGTCAGCGCCGGCAAGCTGCGCGTCGACGCGGTCGCCGCCTCGAACGGCGTGCTGGCCGATGCGCTGATTGCCGGTCTCGACCGCGAATATATCGGCCTGCTCGGCTTCCCCAACATTCCGGCCTGCCGCAACATCGCCGGCGACCAGAGCCTGGCGGCGGAAGACATCGTCCATCATCCGGCGGTGCTCGAACGGCTGGCCGAAGGCATGCGCGCCCACAACAAGGGCAATCCGGGTTCGAGCACGCGCGTCGCCCGCGCGCTGCTGATGGTCGAGCCCGCCAGCGTCGATGCCGGCGAACTCACCGACAAGGGCTACATCAACCAGTCGGTGGCGCTCGGCCGCCGCGCCGCGCTTGTCGAGAAGCTCTATGCCGATCCGCCCGGCAACGATGTCGTCGTTGTCTGAGCGAGGAAGACGGAACACGGAATGATCGATCTCGGTTTGGCGGTAAATGGCGTGGCAATCGGCATGGCCGTCGCGGCGCCCATCGGCCCCGTCAATCTGATCGTCATTCGCCGCACGCTGCGCTATGGCGCGCTCAACGGTTTCCTGTCGGGCGGCGGCGCTGCGGCGGGCGATGCGCTCTTTGCCGTCGTCGCCGCTTTCGGCATCACCCAGGCGATCGACTTTGTCATTCGCATCGAAACCCTGCTGCAGGTTGTCGGCGGCCTCTTTCTGCTCGGCCTCGGTCTGCGCACCTGGTTCTCGAAGCCGCACACCCGTCAAGAACCCGCCGAAAACATCTCGGCCGCCATGGCCGCCGCCACGGCGCGCGTTTTCGCCATCACTTTCGTGCTCACGATCACCAATCCGGCCACCATGCTGGGCTTCATCGCCATTTTCGGCGGTGTTGCGGGCCTCGCTTCCGCCGGCGACGACTACGCCCATGCGGCCACCGTCGTCGTTGCGGTCGCCGCCGGCTCGCTCCTCTGGTGGGCCAGCGTCTCGAGCTTTGTCAGCCTCTTCCGCGCCCGCATGGACGACCGTCTGCTCGGCCTCGTCAATCGCGTCTCGGGCGGGTTGATCGTCGCCTTCGGCATCGTCGTTCTTGGCCGTGTCGCGGCGATGCAATTGTTCTAGAATAAATGACAACGAATAAAAGAGAGGGAGAGCGGCAAATGAACGGTGCGGAAAGCCTGGTGCGGACGCTGGTGGATTCCGGCGTCGAGGTCTGTTTCTCCAACCCCGGCACCTCGGAGATGCATTTCGTCGCCGCGCTCGACAAGGTCGAGGGCATGCGCGCGATCCTCGGTCTCTTCGAAGGCGCCGTCACCGGCATGGCCGACGGCTATGGCCGCATGGCCGAAAAGCCGGCCGCGACGCTCCTGCATCTCGGGCCGGGCCTCGCCAACGGTCTGGCAAACTTGCACAATGCGCGCCGCGCCTCCACGCCCATCGTCAACATCGTCGGCGACCACGCGACCTATCACGCGCAATACGACGCGCCGCTCGCCTCCGACATTTTCGGTTTCGCGCGCCCCGTGTCGGGCTGGGTCCACGCCTCGACCAGCCCCAAAACCGTGGCTGCCGACGGCGCCCGCGCCGTTCATGCCGCGATGCAGCCACCCGGCCAGATCGCGACCCTGATCCTCCCCGCCGACACCGCCTGGCTCGATGCCGAACACCCGGCGCCGAAACTGCCGCCGACGCAGCCTGCTGCCGTCTCCGCTTCCGCCGTCGATGCGGCGGCGAAAGCCCTGAAGAACGGCAAGAAGACGGCGATCCTCATTCGAGGGCAAGCGCTGAAGGAGCGCGGCCTCAATGCCGCCGGCCGCATCGCCGCGAAGTCCGGCGCGCGCATCATGTGCGACACCTTCACGCCCCGCCTGCAGCGCGGCGCCGGCCGTGTTGCAGTCGAACGTATCCCCTATTTTGCCGAGCAGATGGTTGAGACGTTGGCAAACGTTGAGCAATTGATTCTCGTCGGTTCGAAGCCTCCCGTCTCCTTCTTCGCCTATCCCGGCAAGCCGAGCTGGTGCACGCCGGACAGCGCCGACATTCTTTATCTGGCGCATCCGCACGAAGACGGCGTCGCCGCGCTCGAGGCGGTGGCCGACGCCGTCGCCGCGCCGAAGGAACCCGCGCATGTCGCGGCGCTGGCAAAGCCCGACCTGCCGAAAGGCAATCTCGATCAGTTCACGGCCGGCGCCATCGTCGCGCATTACCTGCCCGACAACGCGGTCATCTCCGACGAGGCGGCGACGTCGGGCATCGGTTCGGCGATCGCCACCGCCACCGCCGCCCCCCACGATCATCTGTCGCTGACCGGCGGCGCCATCGGTCAGGGCCTGCCGCTCGCCACCGGCGCGGCGGTTGCCTGTCCGGACCGAAAAGTTGTGTGTCTGCATGGCGACGGCGGCGCGATGTACACGCTGCAGGCGCTGTGGACCCAGGCGCGCGAGAAACTCGACGTAACCAACGTGATCTTCGCCAACCGTTCCTACGCGATCCTCAACATCGAGCTGATGCGCGTCGGCGCCGAAAATCCCGGCCCCAAGGCGCTCTCGATGCTCGACCTGCACAACCCGGAGCTGAACTGGGTGCAGTTGGGGCAGGGCATGGGCGTCGAATCCGTCCGCGTCGAAACGGCGGAAGAGTTCGCCGACGCCTTCGCCTCGGCGATGAAAGCAAAAGGCCCGCGCCTGATCGAAGTGATGCTGTAGGGCGGCATCGCGCCGGCAATAAAAAAGGCGGGCTTTCGGGCCCGCCTTTTCGTATCGCTATTGCGATAATTCAGTTCATCGTCCGGTTGAGCGTGAACTCGCCCTGCCGCACGCGGTCGGCGAGCCCCTTCGCCATGTCGGCCACGGGCTCCTCGCCATAGGCTTCCACCATGTCGGAAAGCGCGGCGAAAATCGCCGTCGTCGCCAGAATGTCGGCGTCGACGCCTTCGCCCAGCGCCTCGTCCCACGCATCCAGAATGTTCTGGAGCGCGACCCGGCGCTGTTCGGATTCGGAAAGCGGCGAGGCGTCGTGTCCATCCTCGTCGAGGGCGCGGAAAGTCGCGTCGCCCGGAAAATCTTCGGCCATCTGTTCCTCGATCCGGTGGTCTGCCCGGCACGGTTTCGTCGCCCGCAACCGGCAACACGCGGTTGGAATACACGCATCTTTGTAACACACCCGCGCCGAATGTCTCGCCATTCGTGAAGTGGAGGTTAATGTCGGCCGTAATGGAGGGAACTTTGTCTCGTTACGAGGCAGCGCGGCCACGCATCTACATCGCCGGGTGTATCGTCTTTCGGGTGGTGTTGCTTAACGGCCGAAGCCCTTGACGGCGAGTTCCGCGGCGATGCGCTGTCCTTCCTCGAACAGCTTGTCCGATTGCGCCGCCGCGCTGCGCGAACAACTCGAATAGCGAGTGCGTGTGCCG contains these protein-coding regions:
- a CDS encoding acetolactate synthase large subunit, encoding MNGAESLVRTLVDSGVEVCFSNPGTSEMHFVAALDKVEGMRAILGLFEGAVTGMADGYGRMAEKPAATLLHLGPGLANGLANLHNARRASTPIVNIVGDHATYHAQYDAPLASDIFGFARPVSGWVHASTSPKTVAADGARAVHAAMQPPGQIATLILPADTAWLDAEHPAPKLPPTQPAAVSASAVDAAAKALKNGKKTAILIRGQALKERGLNAAGRIAAKSGARIMCDTFTPRLQRGAGRVAVERIPYFAEQMVETLANVEQLILVGSKPPVSFFAYPGKPSWCTPDSADILYLAHPHEDGVAALEAVADAVAAPKEPAHVAALAKPDLPKGNLDQFTAGAIVAHYLPDNAVISDEAATSGIGSAIATATAAPHDHLSLTGGAIGQGLPLATGAAVACPDRKVVCLHGDGGAMYTLQALWTQAREKLDVTNVIFANRSYAILNIELMRVGAENPGPKALSMLDLHNPELNWVQLGQGMGVESVRVETAEEFADAFASAMKAKGPRLIEVML